GAAGCAGGAACAGACTGAACTGGCCCCCGGCTGTCACGCCATCAGCAACGGTGCCATGGACGATATCTGGCCCAAGATGGCCAGTGGACAGCGGGCACTGGAGGCCCTGTCCGCCAAGCCGGGGAAACCGGACGAGACACTGCTGCTTGAGATGATGAGGGACGAGTCCAAACCCGACGACAGCAACCTGCCACAGACCGGTGTAAGCCTCGAATGGGAGCGGCGCCTGTCATCCATCTACATCCGCCATGAAGAATACGGCACCCGCTCAACCAGCCTCTTGCTCATCGATAAAGCAGGTCAGCAGGAATTCACCGAGGTGAGGTACGATGGCAAGGGGCGAATTCTGGGTACAGATCGCTTTACCATAGGCAGCGGCCGCTGATTAACGCTAAACTCTTTGAAAACCAACAACAAGAATTCACATCATGTTTAATGCTTTTTGCCGCTTGCTGATGAAACTCACCGGCTGGCGCTTCGAGGGTGAGTTGCCAGCCCTGCCCAGTTACATCATCACCGTTGCGCCCCACACCAGTAACTGGGACTTTATTGTGGGCGTAATGGCCCGCGGTGCCCTGGGCGAGCGCATTCACTTTTTGGGTAAACATCAGCTGTTCATCCCGCCCTGGGGTTGGTTTTTCCGCGCTATTGGCGGCAGCCCGGTGGACAGACGCAAAAACAACAACCTGGTGGATGCGGTAAGCGCCCTGTTTGAAGAAGACAAGAGCTTCAAACTGGCGCTGGCACCTGAGGGTACCCGCAGTAAGGTTACCCGCTGGAAGACAGGCTTTTATCATATTGCGGTCAAGGCCAATGTGCCTATCGTCACCGTGGGGCTGGATTTTGCCGAGCGAAAGGTAGTGTTGGGCCCGGCGAGAGCCACCACAGGCGATATGCAGGCCGATATGGATGCCATCATCGCGTTTTATCGCGGCATCAAGGGACGCTTTCCCAAACACATTCCGGATTATGTACCCTAGGAAAAAGACAAAAGCGGCAAATAGCCTTTGCCTGCGGTGGCCGAACTGGCTATAGTTCGGCCAATCGTATTTTTGTATACAATTCCATGAGTCTGGATACCTTTCTACTCTACCTTGCCGCCATTCTCTTGATTGCCATTTCCCCGGGCCCCATGGCTATGCTGTCCATGTCCCACGGCATGCACTTTGGTAAAAGGCGCTCACTCGCCACAGCTCTGGGCAGCGTGCTGGCAGCTCTGTGTTTAATGCTGGCGTCAGCAGCTGGCCTCGGTGCGCTGCTGGCCGCGACCGAATACGGTTTTGTGCTGCTAAAATGGTGTGGTGCCGCTTACCTTTTGTATCTGGGGATGAGACTGCTGCTGACCAAGCCACAACCAAGCGATTTCAAGCTTGAGTCGCCAAAAGGAAAGGGACGGAGAAGGGATCTGTTTCAGCAGGCGTTTCTGGTGGGAATAAGCAATCCCAAAGACTTGCTGTTTTTCGCAGCACTGTTTCCGCAGTTTATCGATGTGAGTGCCCCTCAGGGGGCACAGCTGGCGATACTGGCCAGTAGTTGGGCGATAGTGGACTTCAGTTTTGTGATGATTTACGCCAGCCTGGCCAGTTTGCTGGCACCCAAACTCAGTGCCAGCAATCGTCTGCATTGGTTCGACAGAACCAGTGGCGGCGTCTTTGTCAGCCTCGCTGCCCTTCTGGCTATCAAGAATTAACCGGCCGTAAACTGCGAATATCTTCCCCGGTGGGATTTTGGAATGCCGTCAAACCAAATTCCGGCAGAATCGCAAAGATGTGGTCAAAAATGTCTGCCTGGATCCCCTCGTAAACCACCCAACGGGTGTCGTTGGTAAAAATATAAAGCTCCAGCGGCAGACCTTCAGTGGTGGGCGCAAGCTGACGCACCATCAAAGTCATATCCTTGTGCACCTTGTCGTGATGACGCAGATATTCAGTCAAATAAGCACGAAAGGTCCCCACATTGGTGAGACGCCTGCCGTTTACAGGTACATCGATATCGGCAATGCCGGCATTGGCTTCCGTCACCTCAATTATCTTACGGGGCAGGTAGTCTTTCAGGTAATTGATGCGCGACAGTCGTACCCTGTCTTCTTCA
This portion of the Shewanella amazonensis SB2B genome encodes:
- a CDS encoding LysE family translocator, producing MSLDTFLLYLAAILLIAISPGPMAMLSMSHGMHFGKRRSLATALGSVLAALCLMLASAAGLGALLAATEYGFVLLKWCGAAYLLYLGMRLLLTKPQPSDFKLESPKGKGRRRDLFQQAFLVGISNPKDLLFFAALFPQFIDVSAPQGAQLAILASSWAIVDFSFVMIYASLASLLAPKLSASNRLHWFDRTSGGVFVSLAALLAIKN
- a CDS encoding lysophospholipid acyltransferase family protein, with amino-acid sequence MFNAFCRLLMKLTGWRFEGELPALPSYIITVAPHTSNWDFIVGVMARGALGERIHFLGKHQLFIPPWGWFFRAIGGSPVDRRKNNNLVDAVSALFEEDKSFKLALAPEGTRSKVTRWKTGFYHIAVKANVPIVTVGLDFAERKVVLGPARATTGDMQADMDAIIAFYRGIKGRFPKHIPDYVP
- a CDS encoding NRDE family protein, whose translation is MCILFMALGVNPDYPLILCANRDEFHHRPTAPAHFWAPDNHILAGQDLLAGGTWLGTHRQGRVAALTNIRSPQHHSDNRASRGELIPRYLQDPNNFPPWLMTHAANYNPFNLIFGEGQRFFCFNSLKQEQTELAPGCHAISNGAMDDIWPKMASGQRALEALSAKPGKPDETLLLEMMRDESKPDDSNLPQTGVSLEWERRLSSIYIRHEEYGTRSTSLLLIDKAGQQEFTEVRYDGKGRILGTDRFTIGSGR